From Mycobacterium lacus, one genomic window encodes:
- a CDS encoding MlaD family protein — protein MPPPSSPALRIRGLVVAAGLALVGTMLVQAAEGTYDDTFRLTVVANTMGEGLAPGAEVKFHGLAIGSVKTLESTGYHKQTLTVLLDPRQAKALTADTVARFTSSNVFGTAAVELVSDGKGPPLPPNQTLVLRTDVQAASVTGLLRQGQRLSRILDTPEFDHVIEVLRRHADLVEPAARAGLDLAKILADSQSMPVSRSLSVLASFLNGVDRALPALGLAPDLLDALDPLVAPGGVDRTNLVMRQTGQLLRDAGQISVRHNPWLVQLVGAIMNIEIPTMFAVGSLAPAYDRISGLIDRTSTAFPVVDGQVRMRTEVILDPLPGSPEPGGGR, from the coding sequence ATGCCGCCGCCGAGTTCGCCCGCCTTACGGATACGTGGCCTGGTGGTCGCCGCCGGGCTGGCCCTCGTCGGCACCATGCTGGTGCAGGCCGCCGAAGGCACCTATGACGACACCTTCCGGCTGACCGTGGTGGCCAACACCATGGGCGAGGGCTTGGCGCCCGGCGCGGAGGTGAAGTTCCACGGCCTGGCCATCGGCTCGGTCAAGACCCTGGAGTCGACCGGATACCACAAGCAGACCCTGACGGTGCTGCTCGACCCGCGCCAGGCCAAAGCGCTGACCGCCGACACCGTCGCCAGGTTCACCTCGTCTAACGTCTTCGGCACCGCGGCCGTCGAACTGGTCAGCGACGGCAAGGGCCCGCCGCTCCCCCCGAATCAGACCCTGGTGTTGCGCACCGACGTGCAGGCTGCCTCGGTTACCGGTCTGCTGCGTCAGGGCCAGCGACTCAGCCGGATCCTCGACACACCCGAGTTCGACCATGTCATCGAGGTGTTGCGCCGGCACGCCGACCTGGTCGAGCCCGCCGCCAGGGCCGGCCTCGATCTGGCCAAGATCCTGGCCGACTCCCAGAGCATGCCGGTGTCGCGATCGCTGTCGGTGCTGGCATCGTTTCTCAACGGCGTCGACCGTGCGCTGCCGGCGCTTGGGCTGGCGCCTGACCTGCTCGACGCGCTGGATCCCCTGGTGGCGCCGGGCGGCGTCGACCGCACGAATCTGGTCATGCGCCAGACCGGTCAGCTGCTGCGGGACGCCGGCCAGATCTCGGTGCGGCACAACCCCTGGCTCGTCCAGCTGGTCGGTGCGATCATGAACATCGAAATCCCGACCATGTTCGCCGTGGGCAGCCTGGCGCCGGCCTATGACCGGATTTCCGGCCTGATCGACCGGACCAGCACCGCCTTTCCGGTTGTCGACGGGCAGGTCCGGATGCGCACCGAGGTCATCCTCGACCCGCTGCCCGGTTCGCCCGAACCTGGGGGTGGCCGGTGA
- a CDS encoding MlaD family protein — translation MRKASGSVLWLTVFTAVATVCAVVVLTALRSPVNGPLSRYTAIFTDVSGLDVGNDVRISGVQVGKVEAIRLEGRNAKVDFTALDDHPVYRNTVAAVRFQNLLGQRYLELVQPAAAGERLPSGAIIAIGQTVPSFDITRLFNGFRPVFTALDPAQLNQFGENLLRLIQGDDTGLGPVLRDLDAIAKFAVNRQAAVTVLIRNLGEISAELGGKSRQLLQLIATLNGLLAKFTDKADEFRASIDIELPLLRSLVHTLQYAERTFDGSTVPLYDLTSRMFPQTPTIIAGLSLVPSLIQGLRDSLEQQHGPSVGCAHGQVLLPGIGEVSFAQQDLVVCR, via the coding sequence GTGAGGAAGGCGTCCGGCTCGGTGCTGTGGCTGACCGTGTTCACCGCGGTCGCCACGGTGTGCGCGGTCGTCGTGCTCACCGCCCTGCGCAGTCCGGTCAACGGGCCGCTCTCGCGTTACACGGCGATCTTCACCGACGTGTCAGGTCTCGACGTGGGCAACGATGTGCGCATCTCCGGAGTGCAAGTGGGCAAGGTCGAGGCCATCCGGCTCGAAGGTCGCAACGCCAAGGTCGACTTCACCGCGCTCGACGACCACCCGGTGTATCGCAACACCGTTGCCGCCGTGCGCTTTCAGAACCTGCTGGGCCAGCGGTATCTGGAACTGGTGCAACCGGCCGCCGCCGGTGAACGGCTGCCCTCGGGGGCCATCATTGCGATCGGACAGACGGTCCCGTCATTCGATATCACCCGGCTGTTCAACGGATTTCGGCCAGTCTTCACCGCCCTGGACCCGGCCCAGCTCAACCAGTTCGGCGAGAACCTGCTGCGGCTGATCCAAGGCGACGACACCGGGCTCGGCCCGGTGCTACGTGATCTTGACGCCATCGCCAAGTTCGCGGTCAACCGCCAGGCGGCTGTCACCGTGCTGATCCGCAATCTCGGCGAGATCTCGGCTGAACTGGGCGGCAAATCCCGGCAGCTGTTGCAGCTCATCGCCACGCTGAACGGGCTGCTGGCCAAGTTCACGGACAAGGCCGACGAGTTTCGCGCCTCGATCGACATCGAGCTGCCGCTGCTGCGCAGCCTGGTGCACACGCTGCAGTACGCCGAACGCACCTTCGACGGATCGACGGTGCCGCTCTACGACCTGACGAGCCGGATGTTTCCGCAAACACCGACCATCATCGCCGGCCTGTCCCTGGTGCCCTCCCTGATCCAGGGGCTGCGGGACTCGCTCGAGCAACAGCATGGTCCCAGCGTCGGCTGCGCCCACGGTCAGGTGCTGTTGCCGGGCATCGGCGAGGTGTCGTTCGCGCAACAGGATTTGGTGGTGTGCAGGTGA
- a CDS encoding MlaD family protein, with product MQVIFGSRRNRGKALSERAAAARSRRIGVIGVVAIVVALVSTGVAYLNPTGQTSYTANAGSSGGVRAGDQVRVAGVPVGRVTGVRLNRTLVEITFDVKSSVAVGALSTLEIKLLTPLGGHYLALDPQGSMPLGHNVIPPQRVKSPYEGSDMIQEVTPFLKEVNGQVIHDTFAEVADAADKHPDALRDIVRSANELTALVSKMTGDVHRGLDLVDDVTGALVAGRKQLVELLEQFALVGQRYTTKSVDIVEFFTLLGELTRIIDRVMVFYHRQVAPTVNGIDDIFDTLSTHPDRIGRAAEGLGQILRIVGPMLSGNGVIVDESPRLVPGQDICLPHIMRRC from the coding sequence GTGCAGGTGATTTTCGGCAGCAGACGCAATCGGGGTAAAGCCCTGTCTGAGCGGGCCGCGGCGGCACGTAGCCGCCGGATCGGGGTCATCGGCGTCGTCGCCATCGTGGTCGCCCTGGTATCCACCGGCGTGGCCTACCTCAATCCGACGGGGCAGACCAGCTACACCGCAAACGCCGGCAGTTCCGGCGGCGTCCGCGCCGGCGACCAGGTGCGCGTCGCCGGAGTGCCGGTCGGCCGGGTCACCGGGGTCCGGCTGAACCGGACCCTCGTCGAGATCACATTCGACGTCAAGTCCTCGGTGGCCGTGGGCGCGCTATCCACCCTGGAGATCAAACTGCTCACCCCACTGGGTGGCCACTACCTGGCCCTCGATCCGCAGGGCAGTATGCCGTTGGGCCACAACGTGATTCCACCGCAGCGCGTCAAATCGCCCTACGAGGGCAGCGACATGATCCAAGAGGTGACCCCGTTCCTCAAGGAGGTCAACGGCCAGGTCATCCACGACACCTTCGCCGAGGTCGCCGACGCCGCCGACAAGCATCCCGACGCGCTGCGTGACATCGTGCGGTCCGCCAATGAGTTGACCGCGCTGGTGAGCAAGATGACCGGCGACGTCCATCGAGGCCTGGACTTGGTCGACGATGTCACCGGCGCGCTGGTCGCGGGTCGCAAACAACTGGTCGAGTTGCTCGAACAGTTCGCCCTGGTTGGGCAGCGCTATACCACGAAGTCCGTCGACATCGTCGAATTCTTCACCCTGCTCGGCGAGCTGACCCGAATCATCGACCGCGTCATGGTGTTCTACCACCGCCAGGTCGCGCCGACAGTCAACGGCATCGACGACATCTTCGACACCCTGTCCACCCACCCCGACCGCATCGGCCGGGCCGCCGAAGGACTGGGCCAGATCCTGCGCATCGTGGGGCCGATGCTCAGTGGAAACGGCGTCATCGTGGATGAGAGCCCACGGCTGGTGCCCGGGCAGGACATCTGCCTTCCCCACATTATGAGGCGCTGCTGA
- a CDS encoding MCE family protein, translating into MTKSPLAAVTAVAAITAAVLGAKVVSPKLDDTKALCAEFTDGVGIYPGNKVQLLGIEVGSVTAVANKPDHVQVDFTVPEDLDLPADVGAVTYSQSIVSDRHVELTKPYAGGAKFTGDRCITLERTKTPLGVSETFAAVDKLANAVLGSGPGQDPSDAPGARAINDSLRAASRALEGTGPELNQALRELAAVIGDPQQADAEYRRLIENAQILTSTLLQSRDTVATIVQTLPESLRMIEGLADGFGSSLHRLAHALPILVEALNRFAPRVYHNVTDKLIPWVRDVLNAYTPNIVGAINALPPVTNWLASVYEPAWGTHNVTYLPPQVAISPSQAEAICGVLRQRGTPGSQAACASTTAPDPVTLGLTDLILGAALP; encoded by the coding sequence ATGACGAAGAGCCCCCTGGCCGCCGTGACTGCGGTCGCGGCCATCACAGCCGCCGTTCTCGGCGCCAAGGTGGTGTCGCCGAAGCTCGACGACACCAAGGCGCTGTGTGCCGAATTCACCGACGGGGTAGGGATTTACCCCGGCAACAAGGTGCAGCTGTTGGGCATCGAAGTGGGCTCGGTGACCGCGGTCGCCAACAAACCCGACCACGTCCAGGTTGACTTCACCGTGCCCGAGGACCTCGACCTGCCGGCCGACGTCGGGGCGGTCACTTACTCGCAGTCGATCGTGAGCGACCGGCATGTCGAGCTCACCAAGCCCTACGCCGGCGGGGCCAAGTTCACCGGCGACCGGTGCATCACGCTGGAACGAACCAAGACCCCCCTCGGTGTCAGCGAAACCTTCGCCGCCGTCGACAAACTCGCCAACGCGGTGTTGGGATCCGGCCCGGGACAGGATCCGTCGGATGCGCCGGGTGCGCGGGCGATCAACGACAGCCTGCGAGCGGCCAGCCGCGCGCTGGAGGGCACCGGCCCGGAGCTCAACCAGGCACTGCGGGAGCTGGCCGCCGTCATCGGCGATCCCCAGCAGGCGGACGCCGAATACCGCCGACTCATCGAGAACGCCCAGATCCTCACCTCGACATTGCTGCAGAGCCGGGACACCGTGGCCACCATCGTGCAGACCCTGCCGGAGAGCCTCAGGATGATCGAGGGGCTGGCGGACGGGTTCGGGTCGTCGCTGCACCGGCTCGCGCACGCGCTGCCGATCCTGGTCGAAGCATTGAATCGGTTCGCCCCCCGGGTCTATCACAACGTCACCGACAAGCTGATCCCCTGGGTGCGCGATGTCCTCAACGCCTACACCCCCAACATCGTGGGGGCGATCAACGCCTTGCCGCCGGTGACCAACTGGCTCGCCTCGGTATACGAGCCGGCATGGGGCACCCACAACGTCACGTATCTGCCGCCTCAGGTGGCGATTTCGCCGTCGCAGGCCGAGGCGATCTGTGGTGTGCTGCGGCAGCGCGGCACCCCCGGCAGCCAGGCGGCATGTGCGTCCACAACCGCCCCCGATCCGGTCACGCTGGGTCTGACCGATCTCATCCTGGGGGCCGCGTTGCCATGA
- a CDS encoding MlaD family protein, with protein sequence MSRRPLLAALWGALVISLTACSLDPTRLPVPGSYVPGDTYRIRVEFSSVLNLPARAKVDFGGVRVGVLDRVQLDGSTAVAYIDVSRSVKLPQNTRAELRQGTVLGDIYIALLPADDPAPMSLQDGDTIPLRNTAPADNVEDILRGVSNLVSGGALTTVQQAVINFNNAFPKDPAEQDRIRNKLAGVLHDLAANQDTIDEILSSAQNVSRSLLSNAGVFDRLITDGPGKIEAMGGVLPDIIQLLIDVQDLGRSGGQLLVPNTPDFIQMLSYLTPLVGSVATADTTVPVVADKLVGLVRDKLIGFFANGGPKFIVSEVHPPQGDLGADPADKADQAISAMRTMGMLP encoded by the coding sequence ATGAGCCGACGACCGTTACTCGCTGCGCTGTGGGGCGCCCTGGTGATCAGCCTGACAGCGTGTTCGCTCGACCCGACCCGGTTGCCGGTGCCCGGTTCCTATGTCCCCGGCGACACGTACCGCATCAGGGTGGAATTCTCCAGCGTGCTGAACCTGCCCGCTAGGGCGAAGGTGGATTTCGGCGGCGTCCGGGTTGGCGTGCTAGACCGGGTGCAGCTGGACGGCAGTACCGCGGTCGCCTACATCGATGTCTCCCGGAGCGTCAAGCTGCCGCAGAACACGCGTGCCGAGCTGCGGCAGGGGACCGTCCTGGGCGACATCTACATCGCGCTGCTGCCCGCGGACGACCCGGCACCCATGTCGCTGCAGGACGGCGACACCATCCCGCTGCGCAATACCGCGCCGGCCGACAATGTCGAGGACATCTTGCGCGGGGTGTCGAACCTGGTGTCCGGCGGCGCGCTCACCACCGTGCAGCAAGCGGTGATCAACTTCAACAACGCGTTCCCGAAGGACCCGGCCGAGCAAGACCGCATCCGCAACAAGCTGGCCGGTGTCCTGCACGACCTGGCGGCCAACCAAGACACCATCGACGAAATCCTCTCCAGTGCACAGAATGTCAGCCGGAGTCTGCTGTCCAACGCCGGTGTCTTCGACCGGCTGATCACCGACGGACCGGGCAAGATCGAGGCGATGGGGGGTGTGCTACCGGACATCATCCAGCTTCTCATCGATGTTCAGGACCTTGGCCGCAGCGGAGGGCAGTTGCTGGTGCCGAATACGCCCGACTTCATCCAGATGCTCTCCTACCTCACGCCGTTGGTCGGATCGGTGGCGACGGCTGATACCACGGTGCCGGTTGTCGCCGACAAGCTGGTCGGCCTGGTGCGCGACAAACTCATCGGCTTCTTCGCCAATGGCGGACCGAAATTCATTGTCTCCGAGGTTCATCCGCCGCAAGGCGATCTGGGTGCCGATCCCGCGGACAAGGCCGACCAGGCGATCTCGGCGATGCGCACGATGGGGATGCTGCCATGA
- a CDS encoding MlaD family protein encodes MKFNAATTLVILVITTILGVGYLSLSVLHIDPTDKATRLTLLLDDSGGLLPTSQVTMRGIKVGRVTGIRTTPTGLEVSINLDRAHPVPVDSVISIQNLSLVGEQYIDFKPKRIAPPYFSDGAVIPAERVAPAVTVSDLLARADTLLSAIDPRYVRTVVSNVSQALAGNDDTLDSLATTAGLVAKTQWEQRQLLATLFGNVSALTTDLDELHAGSVLGEAAHLLPGTVSALTGLVRDTDEYTRAAGDGAFAPGAPIPTLVANLGEYLDMLSGPLSTFAAALEPATAPLRGVKVDAGHWLDFWESTFNDAGGLRVQVNVPEWHQQ; translated from the coding sequence ATGAAGTTCAATGCCGCAACGACTTTGGTGATCCTGGTGATCACGACCATTCTCGGCGTGGGCTATCTGTCGTTGTCAGTGCTGCACATCGATCCGACCGACAAGGCCACCCGGCTCACCCTCCTGCTGGACGACTCGGGCGGACTCTTGCCGACCTCGCAGGTGACGATGCGCGGGATCAAGGTGGGCCGAGTGACCGGTATCCGGACCACCCCGACCGGGCTCGAGGTGTCGATCAACCTCGACCGAGCCCATCCGGTTCCCGTTGACAGCGTGATCAGCATACAAAACCTCTCGCTGGTCGGCGAGCAGTACATCGACTTCAAGCCGAAACGCATTGCGCCGCCGTACTTCAGCGACGGCGCGGTGATCCCGGCCGAGCGAGTCGCGCCCGCCGTCACCGTGAGCGACCTGCTGGCCAGGGCCGACACGCTGCTGTCGGCGATCGATCCACGGTACGTGCGCACCGTTGTCAGCAACGTCTCCCAGGCGTTGGCGGGCAACGACGACACCCTGGACTCGCTGGCCACCACGGCCGGGTTGGTCGCCAAGACGCAGTGGGAGCAGAGACAACTGCTCGCGACGCTGTTTGGCAACGTCTCCGCGCTGACCACCGATCTCGACGAGCTGCACGCCGGCTCGGTGCTCGGCGAGGCCGCACACCTTTTGCCAGGCACGGTGTCGGCGTTGACCGGGCTGGTCCGCGACACCGATGAGTACACCCGCGCCGCCGGCGACGGTGCCTTCGCGCCGGGCGCGCCGATCCCGACGCTGGTCGCCAACCTGGGCGAGTACCTCGACATGTTGTCCGGGCCCCTGAGCACGTTCGCGGCCGCGCTGGAGCCGGCGACAGCGCCGCTGCGCGGAGTCAAGGTCGACGCCGGGCACTGGCTGGATTTCTGGGAGTCGACCTTCAATGACGCCGGTGGACTGCGTGTGCAGGTGAATGTGCCGGAATGGCACCAACAGTGA
- a CDS encoding arylamine N-acetyltransferase family protein — MALDLTAYFDRVNYGGATEPTLDVLQNLVTAHTRTIPFENLDPFLGVPVDDLSPEALTDKLVRRRRGGFCYEHNGLMGYVLAELGFRVRRFAGRVVWMLPPGAPLPAQTHTVLAVTFPGAQGSYLVDVGFGGQTPTSPLRVETGSVQQTPHEPYRLEDRGDGLVLQALVRDQWQTLYEFTTQTRPQIDLTVGSWYVSTHPSSHFVTGLMAAAVTEDARCNLSGGNLAIHRADGTEKIVLESAAAVVDTLSERFGIDMADVGARGALEARIDKLLAAQPGADSP, encoded by the coding sequence ATGGCACTGGATCTGACGGCGTACTTCGACAGAGTCAACTACGGTGGCGCCACCGAGCCGACGCTCGATGTGCTGCAGAATCTGGTGACCGCCCACACCCGAACGATTCCGTTCGAGAACCTCGATCCGTTCCTGGGTGTGCCGGTCGACGACCTGAGTCCGGAGGCGCTCACCGACAAGCTGGTGCGCCGGCGCCGGGGCGGCTTCTGCTACGAGCACAACGGGCTGATGGGCTACGTGCTGGCCGAGCTGGGCTTCAGGGTGCGCCGGTTTGCCGGCCGGGTGGTGTGGATGCTCCCACCGGGCGCGCCGCTCCCGGCGCAGACGCACACCGTGCTGGCGGTGACGTTCCCCGGCGCGCAGGGCTCCTACCTCGTCGACGTCGGATTCGGCGGCCAGACACCGACCTCGCCGCTGCGCGTCGAGACCGGCAGCGTTCAGCAGACACCGCACGAGCCGTACCGACTGGAGGACCGCGGCGACGGGTTGGTGCTGCAGGCGCTGGTCCGCGACCAATGGCAGACGCTCTACGAGTTCACCACGCAGACCCGGCCGCAGATCGATCTGACGGTGGGCAGTTGGTATGTGTCAACCCACCCGTCATCCCACTTCGTGACCGGCCTGATGGCAGCCGCGGTCACCGAGGACGCGCGGTGCAACCTGTCCGGCGGGAACCTGGCCATCCACCGCGCCGACGGGACCGAGAAAATTGTCCTCGAAAGCGCCGCCGCCGTGGTCGACACGCTGAGCGAGCGGTTCGGGATCGACATGGCGGACGTCGGCGCTCGCGGCGCGCTCGAGGCGCGCATCGACAAGCTATTGGCTGCGCAGCCAGGTGCCGATTCGCCGTAA
- a CDS encoding pyridoxal phosphate-dependent aminotransferase codes for MNRHVALRAGIPPFYVMDVWLAAAERQRTHGDLVNLSAGQPSAGAPEPVRAAAAAALHLNQLGYTVALGIPELRAAIAADYRRQHGIDVELDAVVVTTGSSGGFLLAFLACFDVGDRVALASPGYPCYRNILSALGCEVVEIQCGPETRFQPTARMLAELDPPVRGVIVASPANPTGTVIPPTELAAIASWCDASRVRLISDEVYHGLVYDGAPRTSCAWQTSRNAVVVNSFSKYYAMTGWRLGWLLVPAELRRAVDCLTGNFTICPPALSQIAAVAAFTPEATAEADGNLAHYTINRSLLLDGLRKIGIERLAPTDGAFYVYADVSDFTNDSLAFCSKLLADTGVAIAPGIDFDTTHGGSFVRLSFAGPTGDIEEALRRIGTWLRSQ; via the coding sequence GTGAACCGTCATGTCGCGCTACGCGCCGGCATCCCGCCCTTTTACGTGATGGATGTCTGGCTGGCGGCCGCGGAACGCCAGCGCACCCACGGGGATCTGGTGAACCTGTCGGCGGGCCAACCCAGCGCGGGCGCCCCCGAGCCGGTACGCGCGGCCGCGGCCGCCGCGCTGCATCTGAACCAGCTGGGCTACACCGTGGCGCTGGGTATTCCCGAGTTGCGTGCCGCGATCGCGGCGGATTACCGGCGCCAGCACGGCATCGACGTCGAACTCGACGCGGTGGTGGTCACCACGGGCTCCTCGGGTGGTTTTCTGCTGGCTTTCCTCGCGTGCTTCGACGTGGGCGACCGGGTGGCGCTCGCCAGCCCCGGCTACCCGTGCTACCGAAACATCCTGTCGGCGCTGGGATGTGAGGTCGTGGAGATCCAATGCGGGCCGGAGACCCGGTTTCAACCCACCGCACGAATGCTCGCCGAACTCGACCCCCCGGTGCGGGGCGTCATCGTCGCCAGCCCGGCCAATCCCACCGGGACGGTCATACCACCCACGGAGCTGGCGGCGATCGCGTCGTGGTGTGACGCGTCCCGGGTGCGGCTGATCAGCGACGAGGTCTACCACGGCCTGGTCTACGACGGGGCGCCGCGAACCAGCTGCGCATGGCAGACGTCGCGAAACGCGGTGGTAGTCAACAGCTTTTCCAAGTACTACGCGATGACCGGCTGGCGGCTGGGCTGGCTGCTGGTGCCGGCCGAGCTGCGTCGCGCCGTGGATTGCCTGACCGGTAATTTCACCATCTGCCCGCCGGCGCTGTCGCAGATCGCCGCGGTGGCGGCGTTCACCCCCGAGGCCACCGCCGAAGCCGACGGCAACCTGGCGCACTACACCATCAACCGCTCGCTGCTGCTCGACGGGCTGCGCAAAATCGGGATCGAGCGGCTGGCGCCCACCGATGGCGCGTTTTACGTCTACGCGGACGTTTCGGACTTCACCAACGACTCGCTGGCGTTTTGCTCAAAGTTGTTGGCCGACACGGGTGTTGCCATCGCGCCGGGAATCGACTTCGACACCACTCACGGCGGCTCGTTCGTGCGGCTGTCCTTCGCCGGACCGACCGGCGACATCGAAGAAGCGTTACGGCGAATCGGCACCTGGCTGCGCAGCCAATAG
- the ipdE2 gene encoding acyl-CoA dehydrogenase IpdE2: MTQERELLRETVAALVTKHASPAAVRAAMESDRGYDESLWRLLCDQVGAAALVMPEELGGAGGELADAATVLQELGRALVPSPLLGTTLSELALLAAPEPDTEALTGLAHGTSIGALVLDPDYVVNGDIADVVVAAKDGQLSRWTRFSARPVATMDPTRRLARVRPEEAVTLGVDPGIADSAAILLAAEQIGAAERCLELTVEYTKSRVQFGRPIGSFQALKHRMADLYVAVAAARAVVAEACNEPTPTNAATARLAASEALSTVAAEGIQLHGGIAITWEHDMHLYFKRAHGSAQLLGSPREVLRRLEAEVLGSP; encoded by the coding sequence ATGACCCAAGAACGGGAGCTACTGCGGGAAACCGTCGCCGCCCTGGTCACCAAGCACGCAAGCCCGGCGGCGGTGCGTGCGGCGATGGAATCCGACCGTGGCTACGACGAGTCGCTGTGGCGACTGCTGTGCGATCAGGTCGGCGCCGCCGCCCTGGTAATGCCCGAGGAGCTAGGCGGAGCCGGTGGCGAATTGGCAGATGCCGCAACGGTTTTGCAGGAGCTGGGCCGGGCCCTGGTCCCGTCTCCCCTGCTGGGCACCACGCTGTCGGAGCTGGCGCTGCTGGCCGCGCCCGAACCCGACACGGAAGCGCTCACGGGACTTGCCCATGGCACTTCGATCGGGGCACTGGTGCTCGACCCCGACTACGTCGTCAACGGGGACATCGCCGACGTCGTCGTCGCCGCCAAAGACGGCCAACTCAGCCGATGGACCCGGTTCAGCGCGCGGCCCGTCGCCACCATGGACCCCACCCGCCGGCTCGCCCGGGTGCGACCCGAAGAAGCCGTCACACTGGGCGTCGACCCGGGCATCGCCGACAGCGCGGCTATCCTGCTGGCGGCCGAACAGATCGGCGCCGCCGAGCGTTGCCTGGAGCTGACCGTCGAATACACCAAGAGCAGAGTGCAATTCGGCCGCCCCATCGGCAGCTTTCAGGCACTCAAGCATCGGATGGCCGATCTGTACGTCGCCGTCGCGGCCGCCCGCGCCGTCGTCGCCGAGGCGTGCAACGAGCCCACGCCCACCAACGCCGCCACCGCGCGGCTTGCCGCCAGCGAAGCGCTGAGCACGGTGGCGGCCGAGGGCATCCAGCTGCACGGCGGCATCGCGATCACCTGGGAACACGACATGCACCTGTATTTCAAACGCGCACATGGCAGCGCGCAGCTGCTCGGCTCCCCGCGAGAGGTGTTGCGCCGACTGGAAGCGGAGGTACTCGGATCGCCGTGA
- a CDS encoding acyl-CoA dehydrogenase family protein: MDFALDEQQRDFAASIDAALGAADLPGAVRAWSAGDVAPGRKVWEQLADLGVTALAVPEQFDGLGASPVDLVVALERLGRWCVPGPVAESIAVAPVLLADDERSAGLAAGDLVATVALPPHVPYAVDADTAGLVLLAGRSGVTEAQCGEKHDSVDPSRRLYDLTATGAPWRADLNRAFEFGALATAAQLIGAAGALLGAAVDYAKQRAQFGRVIGSYQAIKHKLADVHIAIELARPLVYGAALSLEPRDVSAAKVAASEAGLLAARSALQTHGAIGFTQEHDLSLWLLRVQALRSAWGTPEAHRRRVLEAL; this comes from the coding sequence GTGGACTTCGCCCTGGACGAACAGCAGCGCGACTTCGCGGCCAGCATCGACGCGGCGCTGGGCGCCGCGGACCTGCCCGGCGCCGTCCGCGCCTGGTCCGCGGGCGATGTCGCACCCGGTCGCAAGGTGTGGGAACAGTTGGCCGATCTCGGTGTCACCGCGCTGGCCGTGCCCGAGCAGTTTGATGGCCTGGGCGCTAGCCCGGTGGATCTGGTGGTCGCGCTCGAACGTCTTGGACGCTGGTGCGTGCCCGGCCCGGTTGCCGAATCCATCGCCGTGGCACCGGTTCTGCTTGCGGACGACGAGCGCAGCGCGGGCCTGGCTGCGGGCGACCTGGTCGCGACCGTCGCGCTGCCACCGCACGTGCCCTACGCGGTCGACGCCGACACCGCCGGGCTGGTCCTGCTCGCCGGCCGCTCGGGTGTCACCGAAGCCCAGTGCGGTGAAAAGCACGACTCCGTCGATCCCAGCCGCCGCCTCTACGACCTAACGGCCACCGGCGCACCGTGGCGGGCAGACCTCAACCGCGCCTTCGAGTTCGGGGCGTTGGCCACCGCGGCGCAGCTGATCGGCGCGGCCGGAGCGCTGTTGGGCGCGGCCGTCGACTACGCCAAGCAGCGGGCGCAGTTCGGCAGGGTGATCGGCTCGTATCAGGCGATCAAACACAAGCTCGCCGACGTGCACATCGCGATCGAGTTGGCCCGGCCACTGGTCTACGGTGCGGCACTGTCGTTGGAACCCCGCGACGTCAGCGCCGCCAAAGTGGCCGCGAGCGAGGCGGGCCTACTCGCGGCGCGCTCGGCGTTGCAGACCCACGGCGCGATCGGGTTCACCCAGGAACACGACCTGTCGCTGTGGCTGCTGCGGGTGCAGGCCTTGCGGTCGGCGTGGGGTACGCCGGAGGCGCATCGGCGCCGAGTGCTGGAGGCGCTATGA